One part of the Sorangiineae bacterium MSr11954 genome encodes these proteins:
- a CDS encoding protein kinase: MKTENRGAWSDVGPSPRPSPSTSLQAAEGVTAESESIRHGDGAATASGDTLDVRSGGNGSDTTLPSAEASGAGAPAPGQRFGGIDGARFELLDRLGGGGMSDVFLARDTVLDRRVAIKFLTNGALNTEKSLHRIRLEAQACARLNHENIVRLFDMGTDRGMPFLVMEYLEGSPLDTLVRQEGRVDVRRAVRISIAVAKGLSQAHRAGIVHRDLKPSNVFITKDGTVKILDFGVATMTERAPNGGDDSVSGTPRYMSPEQWRGEEQDGRTDIWSLGVMLFELLAGKQPFRGANLEALRNIIVSPDPPPSLQKERPDLPEEADRITQRAMTKRAAERFGTADELLDALVSLELSLTQAMRARRFASAQPKPRPERRQTTVLSCSFHDPSELPGEAGLDEFGESFAFAFEICATTIRQLEGTLVSSLGPRIVACFGYPIAHEDSAQRALRAASLIVDSIPRHTHEGGRPCAVRIGIGTSHSLVSQTEIATAPLMLHGDALHVAQWLEQRAQPGEILVGRVTQMLARGLFDLEPLGEATPEGTTRPLRLYRVLRSREAPSRFDPRAAGSLTPFVGRHRELDILHALWEGARRGGGRFVLLTGEAGIGKSRLLEQKLERIANDRHTVVRCQCWPHFQNSALSPIVEGLTRKLGLRGDIPEAERIGVLTAALAALDPALREHAPLLAAFCGIPTGEGSPQASLSPDFLRRRMLDALVAIFARMAERCPSIVIVEDAHWSDGSTVEFLDLLRAKVASANLLVIVTARPDFQVPWQVQTLMIGRLSPEESTSFVALAAAASHGRELPRPIVDQLVQRTDGVPLFIEELTHWVADAIPDAEQPSGAVALDAFVSSAIPATLEGLLRARLDALPQDGRDVAQLVAVLGRDAAYDLVHRTSELPVESLRVGLTQLLEAGILRQEGPGAAARYTFRHALVREAAYQSLVKSKRVRLHRRAAEVLATHFRDVVERHPELLAAHFAEAECHDQAVLHFETAAQRALQRAANPDAATHFGRAIAQLRMLPETPARDQRELALQIALRGALIYAGELTVPADFARRFAAQSDGSIDPAMMLVAQVALAVSSTLGGNFPAARDHALAARLLYEARGRQNHAQVSEGVDPGSVSGLCLAWSLLQLGDTERAREAARNVVDRAEREGYPANCVQALIHLSAWYNQCEAFDVARRLADDMALLCGEDGFEGPFAMAQFVRGWSRLGKGDRHGIRELEEGVSGRRKAGDESGMSMCLAVLARARLQQGSLDEALRTMDEAMAIVESKGERFFEAELYRLRGEALFAKGADASRAEACFERGLAIARQQQARFWERRLEESYARLRPSRVTAVSLDALDSSGSLDSSDSLDSPGSSGSPSERAR, translated from the coding sequence ATGAAAACGGAGAACCGAGGGGCTTGGTCCGACGTAGGCCCGAGCCCGCGTCCGTCTCCTTCGACGTCGTTGCAGGCTGCTGAGGGGGTCACGGCCGAGAGCGAATCCATCCGGCACGGCGACGGCGCCGCCACGGCGTCCGGCGACACGCTCGACGTGCGGAGCGGAGGGAACGGATCCGACACGACGCTTCCCTCCGCCGAGGCTTCCGGCGCAGGAGCGCCCGCGCCGGGGCAGCGGTTTGGCGGTATCGATGGTGCGCGCTTCGAGCTGCTCGATCGGCTGGGCGGCGGCGGCATGTCGGACGTGTTCCTCGCGCGCGATACGGTGCTCGACCGCAGGGTCGCCATCAAGTTCCTCACCAACGGCGCCCTGAACACGGAGAAGTCCCTCCATCGCATTCGGCTCGAAGCGCAGGCCTGCGCGCGGCTCAATCACGAGAACATCGTGCGCCTGTTCGATATGGGCACCGACCGCGGGATGCCGTTCTTGGTCATGGAGTACTTGGAGGGCAGCCCGCTCGATACGCTCGTCCGCCAGGAGGGGAGGGTCGACGTCCGGCGCGCCGTTCGCATCTCCATCGCGGTGGCGAAGGGGCTCTCGCAGGCCCATCGCGCGGGCATCGTGCACCGCGATCTGAAGCCGAGCAACGTGTTCATCACCAAGGACGGCACGGTGAAGATCCTCGACTTCGGGGTGGCCACCATGACCGAGCGGGCGCCCAACGGGGGCGATGATAGCGTCTCGGGGACCCCGCGGTACATGTCGCCGGAGCAGTGGAGGGGAGAAGAGCAGGACGGGCGCACGGACATTTGGTCGTTGGGCGTCATGCTGTTCGAGCTGCTCGCCGGCAAACAACCCTTCCGCGGCGCGAACCTGGAGGCGCTGCGCAACATCATCGTGTCGCCCGATCCGCCGCCCTCGCTGCAAAAAGAGCGGCCCGATCTGCCGGAGGAGGCCGATCGGATCACCCAGCGCGCCATGACCAAGCGCGCCGCCGAGCGCTTTGGCACCGCCGACGAGCTGCTCGACGCCCTGGTGTCCCTCGAGCTCTCGCTCACCCAAGCCATGCGCGCCCGAAGGTTCGCCAGCGCGCAGCCGAAGCCCAGGCCCGAGCGCCGCCAGACCACCGTCTTATCGTGCTCGTTCCACGATCCCTCGGAGCTCCCCGGCGAGGCGGGGCTCGACGAGTTCGGCGAGTCGTTCGCCTTTGCCTTCGAGATCTGCGCGACCACCATCCGCCAGCTGGAGGGGACCTTGGTCTCGTCGCTCGGCCCCCGCATCGTCGCGTGCTTTGGCTACCCCATCGCCCACGAGGACAGCGCCCAGCGCGCCCTGCGCGCCGCCTCGCTCATCGTCGACTCCATCCCGCGGCACACGCACGAGGGCGGGCGGCCGTGCGCGGTGCGGATCGGGATCGGCACCAGCCACTCGCTGGTCAGCCAAACGGAGATCGCCACCGCGCCGCTCATGCTCCACGGCGACGCGCTCCACGTGGCGCAGTGGCTCGAGCAGCGCGCGCAGCCGGGCGAGATCCTGGTCGGGCGGGTCACGCAGATGCTGGCGCGGGGCCTCTTCGATCTCGAGCCGCTGGGCGAGGCCACCCCGGAGGGCACCACGCGCCCGCTCCGGCTCTACCGCGTGCTTCGATCGCGGGAGGCGCCCTCGCGCTTCGACCCGCGCGCGGCCGGCTCGCTCACCCCGTTCGTCGGTCGCCATCGCGAGCTCGACATCCTGCACGCCCTCTGGGAGGGCGCGCGGCGGGGCGGCGGCCGGTTCGTTCTGCTCACCGGCGAGGCCGGCATCGGCAAGTCGCGGCTGCTCGAGCAGAAGCTCGAACGCATCGCGAACGATCGCCACACGGTCGTGCGCTGCCAGTGCTGGCCGCACTTCCAGAACAGCGCGCTCTCCCCCATCGTCGAGGGCCTCACGCGCAAGCTCGGCCTCCGCGGCGACATCCCGGAGGCCGAGCGCATCGGCGTCCTGACGGCGGCGCTGGCGGCCCTCGATCCCGCGCTCCGCGAGCACGCCCCGCTCCTCGCGGCGTTCTGCGGGATCCCCACCGGCGAGGGCTCGCCCCAGGCCTCGCTCAGCCCGGACTTTCTCCGGAGGCGCATGCTCGACGCGCTGGTGGCCATCTTCGCGCGCATGGCCGAGCGGTGCCCCTCGATCGTGATCGTGGAGGACGCGCACTGGAGCGATGGCTCGACCGTCGAGTTCTTGGATCTCTTGCGGGCCAAGGTCGCGAGCGCGAACTTGCTGGTGATCGTCACCGCGCGGCCGGATTTCCAGGTGCCGTGGCAGGTGCAGACCCTCATGATCGGCAGGCTCTCGCCGGAGGAGAGCACCTCCTTCGTCGCGCTGGCCGCCGCCGCGAGCCACGGGCGCGAGCTGCCGCGGCCCATCGTGGATCAGCTGGTGCAGCGGACGGACGGCGTGCCGCTGTTCATCGAGGAGCTCACGCACTGGGTCGCCGACGCGATCCCGGATGCGGAGCAGCCGTCGGGCGCCGTGGCGCTCGACGCCTTCGTGTCGAGCGCCATCCCCGCCACCCTCGAGGGCCTCCTCCGCGCCCGCCTCGATGCGCTGCCGCAAGACGGCCGCGACGTGGCGCAGCTGGTGGCCGTGCTGGGTCGCGACGCCGCGTACGATCTCGTTCACCGCACCTCGGAGCTGCCCGTCGAGTCCCTCCGCGTCGGTCTGACGCAGCTGCTGGAGGCGGGGATCCTCCGCCAAGAGGGCCCTGGCGCGGCCGCGAGGTACACCTTCCGCCACGCCTTGGTGCGGGAGGCCGCGTACCAATCGCTGGTGAAGAGCAAGCGCGTGCGCCTCCACCGGCGCGCGGCCGAGGTGCTGGCCACCCATTTTCGCGACGTGGTCGAGCGGCACCCGGAGCTCTTGGCCGCGCACTTCGCCGAGGCGGAGTGCCACGATCAGGCCGTGCTCCACTTCGAGACGGCCGCGCAGCGCGCGCTCCAGCGTGCGGCCAACCCCGACGCCGCCACCCACTTCGGCCGCGCGATCGCCCAGCTGCGGATGCTGCCCGAGACCCCCGCGCGCGATCAGCGCGAGCTCGCGCTCCAGATCGCGCTCCGCGGCGCGCTCATTTACGCGGGCGAGCTCACGGTGCCCGCCGACTTCGCGCGAAGGTTCGCCGCGCAATCGGACGGCTCCATCGATCCGGCCATGATGCTCGTGGCGCAGGTCGCGCTCGCCGTCAGCTCCACCTTGGGGGGGAACTTTCCCGCCGCGCGCGATCACGCGCTCGCCGCGCGGCTCCTTTATGAAGCGCGCGGACGCCAAAATCATGCGCAGGTCTCCGAAGGGGTGGACCCCGGCTCGGTGAGCGGCCTATGCCTCGCCTGGTCGCTCCTGCAGCTCGGCGACACGGAGCGCGCGCGGGAGGCCGCGCGCAACGTGGTCGATCGGGCCGAGCGCGAGGGGTACCCCGCCAACTGCGTGCAGGCGCTCATCCATTTGAGTGCATGGTACAACCAGTGCGAAGCGTTCGACGTGGCGCGGCGCCTCGCGGACGACATGGCGCTCCTCTGCGGGGAGGACGGCTTCGAGGGCCCCTTCGCCATGGCGCAGTTCGTGCGCGGCTGGTCGCGGTTGGGCAAAGGCGATCGCCATGGCATCCGCGAGCTCGAAGAGGGCGTGAGCGGCCGGCGCAAGGCGGGCGACGAGAGCGGGATGAGCATGTGCCTGGCGGTGCTGGCGCGGGCCCGGCTTCAGCAAGGATCGCTCGACGAGGCCTTGCGCACGATGGACGAGGCCATGGCCATCGTCGAGAGCAAGGGCGAGCGCTTCTTCGAGGCGGAGCTTTACCGGTTGCGCGGCGAGGCCCTGTTCGCGAAGGGCGCCGACGCCTCGCGCGCCGAGGCGTGCTTCGAGCGCGGCCTCGCCATCGCGCGCCAGCAGCAGGCGCGCTTCTGGGAGCGGCGGCTGGAGGAGAGCTACGCGCGCCTCCGCCCCTCGCGGGTCACCGCCGTCTCGTTGGACGCGCTGGATTCGTCGGGTTCGCTGGATTCGTCGGATTCGCTGGATTCGCCGGGCTCGTCGGGGTCTCCGTCCGAGCGCGCACGATGA
- a CDS encoding EscU/YscU/HrcU family type III secretion system export apparatus switch protein — protein MSGKTEEATPRRLRSARAQGDSGASTHAAQSLAFLAAVLMIPAAAHALKDWSAGAIRDAIARASDAQALDVDAWTLARPVLLFSVPVLVAAGITAVAATVVQTGGVLTMRRIAADLRRLHPFDGARQLLAGEHLFAAARAFFSAAVIAYLTYLGLRAHAGDMAVLAERPEAIGAAGAAIALRLARNAAIVGLALGALDLGIRRRGWLRRLRMSKEDVARERKESEGDPEWKAARARAHLERMAQITRAGVREATVVVTGPQLACALRYRQGDRAPILLGRDEGGRAEDVVRTAREHAIAVVEDARLAILLSGLPVGEAIPEALYEAAADVIVRARTETPTSPANPANPTNPANPTNPARPTRRR, from the coding sequence GTGAGCGGCAAGACCGAGGAGGCGACGCCGCGGAGGCTGCGGAGCGCGCGCGCCCAAGGGGACAGCGGGGCGAGCACCCACGCCGCGCAGTCCCTCGCATTCCTCGCCGCGGTGCTGATGATCCCGGCCGCCGCCCACGCGCTGAAGGATTGGTCGGCCGGCGCCATCCGCGACGCCATCGCGCGCGCCTCGGACGCGCAGGCCCTCGACGTCGATGCGTGGACGTTGGCGCGGCCGGTGCTGCTCTTTTCGGTGCCGGTGCTCGTGGCTGCCGGCATCACGGCCGTCGCGGCCACGGTGGTGCAAACGGGCGGCGTGCTCACGATGCGACGCATCGCCGCCGATCTGCGGCGGCTGCACCCGTTCGATGGCGCCCGGCAGCTGCTCGCGGGCGAGCACCTCTTCGCGGCGGCGCGCGCCTTTTTCTCGGCCGCGGTCATCGCGTATTTGACGTACCTCGGGCTGCGCGCGCACGCCGGCGACATGGCCGTGCTCGCGGAGCGACCCGAGGCCATCGGGGCCGCGGGCGCCGCCATCGCGCTTCGTCTCGCGCGCAACGCGGCGATCGTGGGGCTCGCGCTGGGCGCGCTGGACCTCGGGATCCGTCGCCGGGGCTGGCTCCGGCGCCTTCGCATGTCGAAGGAAGACGTGGCGCGCGAGCGCAAAGAGAGCGAGGGCGATCCGGAGTGGAAGGCCGCGCGCGCGCGCGCCCACCTCGAGCGCATGGCGCAGATCACGCGCGCCGGGGTGCGCGAGGCCACCGTGGTCGTCACCGGCCCGCAGCTGGCGTGCGCGCTGCGCTACCGCCAGGGCGATCGGGCGCCGATCCTGCTGGGCCGCGACGAGGGCGGCCGCGCCGAGGACGTGGTTCGAACGGCCCGCGAGCACGCGATCGCGGTCGTGGAGGACGCGCGCTTGGCGATTTTGCTCTCGGGCCTGCCCGTGGGCGAAGCGATCCCCGAGGCGCTCTACGAGGCGGCGGCCGATGTCATCGTGCGCGCTCGGACGGAGACCCCGACGAGCCCGGCGAATCCAGCGAATCCGACGAATCCAGCGAACCCGACGAATCCAGCGCGTCCAACGAGACGGCGGTGA
- the obgE gene encoding GTPase ObgE — translation MKFVDSCEVKVVAGRGGNGCVAFRREKYIPFGGPAGGDGGKGGDIVFVTDPGLSTLLDLLYARTLKAQDGQNGMGSDCYGRGGEDLICRVPVGTEVFDKSTGERLFDLDRPNERTVVVRGGRGGRGNIHFASSQDRAPRRAEPGGEGEERELRLELKVLADVGLLGFPNVGKSTFIRACSRARPKVSDYPFTTLTPHLGVVSVGEEASFVIADIPGLIPGAAQGAGLGIRFLKHVERTRALLHLISVEPGEGRDPISDYEALLHELRQFDPVLAERPAVVAMSKMDLPHVREAFPEIREHFRKKNLELYPVSAATGEGVRDIVIALHKLQTKADEPAES, via the coding sequence GTGAAGTTCGTCGACAGCTGTGAAGTCAAAGTGGTGGCCGGGCGCGGGGGGAACGGGTGTGTGGCATTTCGCCGGGAAAAGTACATCCCTTTTGGGGGTCCCGCGGGGGGTGACGGCGGCAAAGGGGGTGACATCGTCTTCGTGACGGACCCCGGCCTGTCGACCTTGCTCGACCTCCTCTACGCGAGGACCTTGAAGGCCCAGGATGGCCAGAACGGTATGGGATCGGACTGCTATGGCCGGGGCGGCGAGGATCTCATCTGCCGTGTGCCGGTCGGCACCGAGGTGTTCGACAAGAGCACCGGCGAGCGCCTCTTCGATCTGGACAGGCCGAACGAGCGAACCGTGGTGGTGCGCGGCGGGCGTGGCGGGCGTGGAAACATCCACTTCGCCAGCTCGCAGGATCGCGCACCGCGGCGCGCGGAGCCGGGGGGCGAGGGCGAGGAGCGGGAGCTGCGGCTCGAGCTCAAGGTGCTGGCCGACGTGGGCCTGCTCGGCTTCCCCAATGTGGGAAAGTCCACCTTCATCCGCGCGTGCTCGCGCGCGCGGCCCAAGGTGTCCGATTACCCCTTTACGACCTTGACCCCCCACCTGGGCGTCGTGTCCGTGGGCGAGGAGGCGAGCTTCGTCATCGCCGACATCCCGGGGCTCATTCCCGGCGCCGCCCAAGGCGCGGGGCTCGGGATTCGCTTCTTGAAGCACGTCGAGCGCACGCGCGCCTTGCTGCACCTCATTTCGGTCGAGCCGGGCGAGGGCCGCGACCCCATCTCCGACTACGAGGCGCTCCTCCACGAGCTGCGCCAGTTCGATCCGGTGCTGGCCGAGCGGCCGGCGGTGGTGGCCATGAGCAAAATGGATCTGCCCCATGTGCGCGAGGCGTTTCCGGAGATCCGCGAGCACTTTCGCAAGAAGAACCTCGAGCTTTACCCGGTGTCGGCCGCCACGGGCGAAGGGGTGCGCGACATCGTGATCGCCCTCCACAAGCTGCAGACCAAGGCGGACGAGCCCGCAGAGTCATGA
- the nikR gene encoding nickel-responsive transcriptional regulator NikR, translated as MSAGKTHKTELVRFGVAMEGALLGELDALVEARGVTRSEVLRDLVRAEVTRSQARSKSPALGTLTLVYDHHVRDLSERLTEMQHALGDRVRSTLHVHLDAHTCLEVIIMFGQADELQDIADRALATKGVKQGGLELVLDAVWKHDHTHNHTSTPKRRS; from the coding sequence ATGAGTGCGGGAAAAACCCACAAGACTGAGCTTGTCCGCTTTGGCGTGGCGATGGAGGGCGCGCTCCTCGGCGAGCTCGATGCCCTGGTCGAAGCCCGCGGCGTCACCCGGTCCGAGGTTTTGCGGGATTTGGTGCGCGCGGAGGTCACGCGATCGCAGGCGCGAAGCAAATCGCCCGCGCTCGGTACGCTCACCCTGGTCTACGACCACCACGTGCGCGACTTGAGCGAACGCTTGACGGAAATGCAGCATGCCCTCGGGGATCGCGTGCGATCCACACTGCACGTGCACCTGGACGCGCATACCTGTCTGGAGGTGATCATCATGTTCGGCCAGGCTGACGAGCTCCAGGATATCGCGGACCGAGCTCTAGCGACCAAAGGGGTCAAGCAAGGCGGGCTCGAGCTTGTGCTCGATGCAGTTTGGAAGCATGATCACACACATAACCATACATCGACACCAAAGCGCCGGAGCTAA